In Spiroplasma clarkii, the DNA window CCAGGAATTATTGATAGTCAAAACTTTCAAGTTAAAAGTAGATCTTTTATCTTGGATTGAAAAGATCTTGATATTAAACAATATCTACAAAAAAATAAACTAATAACTAATTTAGTTATTGAAAATGATGCAAAAGCTGCAGCATATGGGGAGTTTTCAAACAACAATTTTAAATTAAGTCGAAAACTTAATAGTGCAATTATTATAACCATTGGTTCTGCAATTGGTGGAGGTATTGTTATCGATGAAAAAATCCACAGTGGAATTAATGGATTAGCTGGTGAATTTTCAAAAATGTATGCCAACTTAAAATGAGATGACGATGCTGAAGCTGCTGGAGAATGTTCAACAATGCAAATGAGAATTAAATATGCTGAAGCAATTGGTAAACCAATTGAAGAAGTTAGTGGTAAAACCATTATGGAACAATACTTAAAAAAAGACAAACATGCATTAAAAGTTGTTGAAAACACAACCACAGCATTAGCAAAAATGATTTTTAACATAAATATTTGCATTGATACTGATGCAATCTTAATTGGTGGTGGAATTAGTAGTGATAAAATTTTTGTTGATTTAATCAAATTAAAATTAGCACATTACTATGAAGAACAAGAGTTAAAAGACTTATACCCAAAATTTATTGAGTCTTGTACTTTAGAAAATAAAGCTGGATGTTATGGAATGTTTTATAAATTGGTAAGTAGTTAGGAGATTAAAATGCAAAAAAACAATAAAGCTAACATTGAAAAAAGTGTCTTGTATATTTTTGTAATTGCTGCAATTGCTTATATTATTTTTACAACAGCACATATGCTATGAGATATAGCAATTGCAAAAGAACTAGCAATTAAATCTGGTATTACAATTAGCGAAACTCAAAAAATTGAAGACTTTGTATTTTTAATTAAAAGACAATGAATGTTTCAATATATTTCTACAATGCTCTTATTGATGACATTTTTATTGTTTGTGATACTTGGTGTCAAGAAAATGGAATGAGGTTATCTATTTATTATAATTTGAAATGCAGTCTGAATTGGATTTTTAATTGCTCCAATAATTTTATATAAAAAATTTGGAGTCTTTGATGGATTTAATTTAGCAATCGTTTTTTCAATCATTGTTGGGATGTTCTTGTTTCACAAAAATATTCAAAAAAGTAAATTAATCTTAAGATCAAATATGAGGTCTAAAAATTATTTAAAAATATAGAAAAGAGGGGAGCAGTTTGGAATTTAAAAATTTAAATGATGTAAAAGAGTGAATTGATAATTCTCCAATTGAAGTTGTTATTTCACAACTAAATGATATTGATAAATACAATTACAACAACTCTGCTATTGGTTATAATGAGTTTTTTATAAATGCAACAGATTTTTTAAAAACAAAAATTAAAAATAATTTTTCAACTTATAAAACAAATGAATTTAATAAATTTTTAATTGAAAAGGATAATAAATTTATTATTGATATATCAAAAGTTGAAGAAGAATTTCAAAACAAAGATGATCAATATCTTAAAAATATGATTAATATTTCAGCAAGAAAACAACTTGCAACAATGAGTTATCAAACAAGAGTAAAAGAGATAAAAGATTTCAAGACTTTTTACAATAAGAAGTGATTAAATGTTTTATTATGAGAAGCAAAACAAGTTTACAAATTTCAAAATAATTTTATAAATAAAAGTTATAAAATTGCAATCAGAAAATTTAAAGAAGTAAATATGATTATTTCAAATGATGATACTGTTTTTTATAAGAAAAGTTCTAAATACAAACCTGAAGAATTAAATGATGCCAAAAAATTATTTAAAGGTGAACTTAAAAAATTAGGTAAAAATGAAATTGACAAAAAAATTGAAATTTATAAAAATTATCAGATCTTTGATTATGACATTGAGTTTGCACATAATTATTTAATCTTTAAAAGAGATTATGTACAAGAAAAAAACATTCTTACTCAAGAGCATAATGAAGAAATTATTAAACTTCAATCAGAATTAGAAGAGAACAAAAAAAATAAGACTCAAATTAATTCTGAGATAAAAGTAAAGTTAAAAAAACTTAGAAATGAATTTAAAGAAAGCTTAAAACTTACCACAAATAAAAATGAAATTGATGATTTAAAACTTGAATATTTTGATAGTTTAAATAATATCAAATTCAAAAATAGTATTACTTTAATAAAAGATAAAATTAAATTTTCAAAAAGTTCTTACAAAAGAAAACTCAAAAAAAATAAAGTCATGTTTGAAACAAATGTTTCAAACTTTAGAGATTCATTACCAATTGAAAGAGGAAGTTTAATCAAAAATCTTTCAATAACATTGGGAATAATCCCTGGTGTTTGTCAGTTTATTAACAAGCAATATATTAAAGGATCATTATTGTTTTTTGTTGGCTTACCAATTGCCATCATTTTATTGTTATATTCATTTGGTATTGGCAATGTTGGAGGAAATGGGATATTTGGTTTAATTGACTTTGGGAAAAGTGCAGAAACAACCGATAATTTCTTTGATATTGATGGGAGATTCTACTTTGTTGAAAGTATTTTGGGAATGCTATTATTATTTATTGTAATTGCCTTCTTTGCAATTAATTACTATAACTCATGGATAACAACAAAACAAATTAAAATTGGTGGAAGACCATCATTGTGAATGAATACAAGAAAATATTTGCAAAGTCAAGGCGTGCCGTATGTGCTAACTTTACCTTCATTAATTGGTATTCTATTAATTGTAGTTTTCCCAGTTGTAGCAACTTTTGTTATAGCCTTTACTGATTATGGAAAGGGTAGTGACCCTGCCAATCCTGGACAATATATTAGCTGAATAGGATTTGATAATTTTAAAAAAATCTTTGGTGGACAGTATGGATCATCATTTGTATTTGTTTTTCAATGAACAATAATTTGAGTAATTTTTGCAGGCTTTGGTGGAATTGTAGTAGGAACAATATTTTGTTTACTAATTAATAATGAAAGAATGTATGGTAAAAAAATATTTAGACTAATTATGATTCTTCCAGGAGCAGTTCCGGGATTTGTGATGGTATTGTTATTTAGTATTTTGTTTTCATCACAAACTTTTAATAATTTCACAAATAAAATTTTTGGGGTTTATGGCTGAACAACAGAACTTGCATTGGCAAGAATTGCATTAATTTTTGTAAATGCATGACTATCACAAACCTATATCTTCTTATTATTTACAGGAGTTTCACAAGGAATTTCAAAAGATCTTTATGATTCATCTAAGATTGATGGAGCAAGCAAACCAAGTCAGACTTTTAAAATTACTCTCCCAATTCTTTTTAGTCAAACGGGTCCATTACTAATTGGTCAATTTACAGGAGCATTTTCTAATTTTGGAATAATTGCACTGTTTAATTCTAATGGTTCAGTTTTGAGTAGTAATGGTGAATTGATGGCTGGTAACCCTGGCATCACAGATATTTTAATTTCATTTGTTTATAAAATAACAAATGATCAACAAAATTACAGCTATGGTCTTGGAGCTGCATTTATTATTATTTTCTCATTATTTACAGTTTCAATGGCATTTATGGGAATGAGAAACATGAAAGCATTTAAGAAAGGAGTTGTTTAATTTATGACTCAAAAATTTGATTTTCAAAAATTTAAAAAAGTTATAAAGATTAATGAACCCAACTTTAAAATGCTAGTTAGTTTTACAATGATTAATAATAACTTTGATACTAGTGATGAAGAAAAAATAAGTGCTAATTTTTATAGATTCATTTATTCAACTTTTGATAAAAATGGTCAGACCCCAATAAAACAATATTATGATGATGTCTTTGAAAATTTATGAGACAAAGATGATTTTGAACAGTTTAAAAATATTCTTGAGCATAAATATGATTTTAATGATCTAATAAACTATGAAAATATTTACTTTTGATATTTTATTTATAAGGAATTTAAGAGCTATAATAAAAATTTAAATCAAGAATTCGTTTTAGATTGATTTGTCTACTTTATATTATTTTATGAGGAAAGAATGAACCAGTTAGATTTTAAAAACATAAATGTAATACTGCATTCAAATCTCAATGAGAACTTCATTTTTAACCTTAAAAATGAAGTTGAACAAAAAATCTATGTCCAGCTTGAAAAGATTTTTACAAACAAAGATTCTGTCTTACAACTTTCTGAACTAGTAAAATCTCAATCTATTTTCTTACAACAAATTCTAAACGAAAAAGATAAAGATAAATGATTTAAAAAATTTACAAAAAAAGATTATAAGTTTAAGCTTCACTTAGATGAAAGTATAACAGATAAAATTTATGATGAGCTTAAAAATTTAACAAAACCTGTTAAATCAGCTGAAAATAATTTAAATAGTATTGCAAAAATGGATGGCAAAATAAAAATCAATAATAAGACATATAAATTTAATAATGATATGTTAAAAAATGCGAAAAAAGTTTTTTTTGAAGTTTGATCAAAATAATTATTTAACAGCAATTGCTGAATCATATTTTAAATCATTAAAAATTGATAGTCAAAAAAAGAAAAAAAGCTTTAGTCCTAATCAAATTATCTACTCTTGCTTATAGTTACAATATTCATAAAAAATTTAATAGTATAAATTTTGTTGAATCAAAAAAACTTTTTGAAATTTTAATGATTAAACATGCAAATGAAATTAACTAAAATGCTTGTGAACAATTGATAGGTATTATTAATGATGATCAGTATAGTTTTGCAGAAGTTGAAGCAATTTTTGAAAAAGAATATTTATTCAAAACCAACTACTATAAATTTCAATGAATGTTAAATTGAATCTGTCAGCAAATGGATTTAAAAAATGACTTCTTACAAGATGTTTTGAAATATTTTATTCTTAAGAATGAGCTATACTATTATAATTTATCAAAAAAATCTAACACATTCTTTGATAATCATGATGTTGATTTAAATGACTACTACTTAAAAAGAAGTGATATTCTTGATAAAATAAATGAAGTACTAAAAATTGAAAATATTAGTTCTCAAAAAAGTATTGTGAGATTTATTACTGAAACATTTGGCAAACTATATCTTTCAGATAAACCCAAATTGTCCTTGAATGCAAAAATTGGTTTGGGCTTCAGCTATGCCATAATTTTAATGTGATCGGTTATTATTATTTTCCCCATCACATTAGTTATCATTCAGTCATTTAACTATTATTCATCTGCTGAATATTCTGGTAAAAATGCTTTTTTCAATTTCTCATTTGCAAATTTTAGTTACCTTTGAAATGAAACTTTATTCAAACAATGGTTAGTAAATTCAATTTACATTGGATTTATAAGTATGACATTAATAATTTGTTTAAGTGCATTATCTGGATATGTATTTAGTAGATTTAGATTTAAAGGAAAAAAGCTGGATTATTAACAATTATGTTAATTCAAACAATTCCCACAATTGCAAGTTTTATTATTTACATTGTAATTGCTGGTATTTTAGAAAGTAATTCTAGTATTCCACCACAAGTATTGTTAATTTCAATTTATGTTTTTGGAAGTATTCCAGGAACACTTTCTTATTGAAGGGCTACATGGATAATCTTTCAACAGAAATTGATGATGCAGCAAAAATTGATGGCTGCGGTAATTGAGCAATTTTTACAAAAATAATTTTACCATTAGCAAAACCTATGCTATCTGTAATTGCCCTGTGATCATTCTTAGGACCATTTGGCGATGTAATTCTCCCAGCAATCCTTGCTAGAGATTCAAGTGAATTGACTATGGCAAGTGGATTGCAATCATTAATTAATGCAACAAGCGTTAGACAAGAAGGTGCTTTTGCAGCAGGTGCCCTAGTAATTGCAATTCCAATTACTATGATGTTTATGTTGTTACAAAAAAATATTACAACAGGTCTCTCAGCTGCTGGAGTGAAAGGATAAATAAAATGAAAGTAGATTTAAGAAATATTTCAAAAAAATATCAAGGTAATTCTTTTTATACATTAGAAAATATTAATTTACAAATTGATGATAATGATTTTTGTGTTTTACTTGGACCTAGTGGTTGTGGTAAAACAACTTTGTTAAGAATTATTGCTGGTTTAAATTCAATTACAAAAGGTGATTTATACTTTGATAATCAAAAAGTTAATGATATAGAACCAAAAGACCGAGACATTGCTATGGTTTTTCAAAGTTATGCTTTGTACCCACATTACAATGTTTATAAAAACATGGCTTTTGGTTTGAAAATGAAAAAAGAAAGAAAAGATGTAGTCAATCATCGTGTTAGAGGTGCTGCAAAGTTATTAAATATTGAAAAACATTTATTTAAAAAACCAAAAGAACTTTCAGGAGGGCAACAACAACGTGTTGCCTTAGGAAGAGCAATTGTCAGAAAACCAAAATTATTTTTAATGGATGAACCTTTAAGTAACTTGGATGCAAAATTAAGAGAAAGCATACGAACAGAGTTAGTTTCAATTCACAGAATGTTGGGAACTACAACAGTTTATGTAACTCACGACCAACTTGAGGCCATGACTATGGCTACCAAAATTGTTTTGATGAACAATCAAGTTATTCAACAAATTGGGAGACCTGAAGAATTTTACAACAGACCAAACAATTTATTTGTTTCAAAATTTATAGGTACTCCAACAATTAACTTGTTTGAAACAGTCCTTCTTGAAGACCAATTAAAGTTTGATGACTTTGATAAATTTAATTTAAAAGTTACTGAAGATCAATTAGAAATTTTGAAAAAAGAAAAAACAACAAAATTTACAGTGGGAGTTAGATCTGAAGATATTCAAATTGTTAAAAATGAAAATGAAGCACATGGTGAATTTAAAATCATTAATGTTGAACTTTTAGGTATGAACAAACAAGTTACATGTGAATCTAGAAATGGTAAAAAAATTGTTATAACAACAAGAAAAGATTTTGATAAGAATATTGATGATAAAATTTTTGTTAACTATAGTAAATATTTAATTTTCAACTCAATAACTGAAAATTTGGTTTGTGATTAAAAAGTTAAATGCTAACAAAAATGAATTATTAAATACTTTCAAAAAGAAAAAAATTAACTTTTTTAAGTTAATTTTTGAACTAACAAGAGAAAATAGAGTTCAATTTTGTGTTTTTGTATCCTTGATTATTTTTAACTCACTTTTAATTAGTATCAATTCTTACATAATTAATTTAACAATTGAACAAATTGCTTTTGACTTTTCAGACACTGGTGTTGGAAACAACCACAAAATGCAGTGATGGTTTTTCTTAATTATGTCAGGAATAGTCTTGTTAGGTATGGCACTAGGAGCATATTCTAAAGAATATTTAGGAACCATTATTGCAATTAAAATTGAAATTCAATTAAGACAGATTATCTTAGATAAACTTTTAAAACAAGATATTTCTTTTTACTATGATAAAAAAATTGGTGACATTATGACAAAAGTTGTTGGAGACACAAATGTTATTGGTAATGAAATTAATGGCCTTTTTTCAGCAATTATTCAAGCTCCAATTGTTATGATTTTTTCTTCAGTTGTTTTATTTATGATTGATGTACCTTTAGGAATAACTTCAGTTGTTACAATATATTTGTTAAGTTTTATACTAATTGCAATTACTTCAAACTATAAAAAAAGAACTACCATTGTCAGAACAACCATTTCAGATATAAATGGAGATGTGATAGATAGAATTGGAGCAATTAGGTTGATTAAGTCATCAGCAACTCGTGAATATGAGTATGAAAGAATTAAACAAATTCATAAACCATACTTAAAAAGTTTTAAACCCTTAGCAAAAACAGGGGGATTACTTTTACAAACATTAATAGTTTGTGATGCCATAGTAAACATCATTGTCATTTCAGTTGGTGTCTTTTGATATGGTTATATACAAAATGATATTAATATTTTCCTAGTTAAATTAATTCCAATTGTTTCATGTTTAACTCAATTAACTAGACCACTTTGACAAATTTCAGGAATAATCCCAGGTATTGCTCGAGCAGGAGCTTCAACTGAAAAAGTTATGGAGATAGTTACAAGTGAAATTTTACTTGATGACAATTTTACTTCTGGAAAACAACTAGATCAAGAGGTTGAAACAATTGAGTTTAAAAATGTTTACTTTAGGTATCCAAAAAAAGAAGAAATAATTTTAAATAACATTAATTTAAAATTAGAAAAAGGAAAAAAATATGCTTTTGTTGGTGAAACTGGGAGTGGTAAATCAACAATAGCAAAACTAATTTTAAGATTTTATGATAAAAGTGAAGGTGAAATTTTAATTAATGGTGAGAAAATTGAGTCCTTTAACTTAAAAAGTTATTTAAGTCGAGTTGGCTATGTTGAACAAGAACCTCAAATCATTTATGGAAATGTTTATGATAATGTCAAATATGGGAGTTTTGAGGCAAGTGATGATCAAGTTAAGACGGCTTGCATACAGTCAAAAGTTCATGAAGTAGTAAAAAGCTGAGAAAATGGGTATGAAACTCTTTTAGGAGAAAGAGGCACATTAATTTCAGGTGGTCAAAAACAAAGATTGGTACTAGCAAGACTCTTGTTAAAAAACCCGGAAATTCTTATTCTCGATGAGGCCACTAGTGCTCTTGACAATATTGTTGAAAAAGAAATTCAACTTCAACTTGAAAAAATGATGGAAAATAAAACCACAGTGATTATTGCTCATAGATTAAGCACAATCAAAAATGTTGACAAAATTTATGTCATGGCACCAGGAAAAGGCATAGTTCAAGAGGGAAACTGAGATGAACTAATCAAGTTAACTGGTCCATTTAAAAAATTATATGATTCAAGTTTGTAAAATATTTTACAAAATAATCACCTTATTATAATTTTTTATAATCAAATCAAGCTTATTTTCTTAATTTTAAAATAAACTTAAATTGGGTAAAGGAGAAATAAAATGAAAAAATTATTAGTATCATTACAAGCTGCACTATTAATTGGTGCAACAACTTCAAGTGTTGCAGCATGTGGTGCAAAAGATCAAGTCTGAGAAATTACAGTTGATACATGAACACCTGTTTATAGTATTTATGAACAAGCAGCTACAAAAGTAAACAATCAATTTGAAGCTGATGGTTTAAAATGAAGAGTAAAACTTAAAGAAACAAGTTGGTATGACACTATTTCAAACTTACAAGTTTCAGGAGTAAGAAGTAAATCAATACCAGATTTATTCCCAGCTGAAGTGTTTATGCTTCCTGAGTGACATAGCAAAAATATGTTATACAATTTTTCAAGTGAAGCTGCAAAAACATTTAATGGTGAGAGCGATTTAATTGACTATGGAATTAAACTTGATGAAAATGGAAAATTAGATGTTGCAAACTCACATTCACTTTGAGCTTTATCACAAGGTTGAGAAGTAAATGGGCAAAAACCATTATTAGGAGTTCCATACTTTGTAAACTCTCAATTTGGAATTGGAGATAGCAGTGTCGTTGACATTGCTGATGGTGAAATAACTTATAATGGAAACACTTATGATGCATCATTAACTGGTTTTAAAGAAATTAATGCTGACAAAAAAGGAACTATAGCATTTAGATCAAATTGAGGTTGATTAATGTTGTTTGCTTTTAATGGAATTGTTGAGAAATATTTTGATGAAATCAGTAGTAAAACAAGTGATGAATTCCCAACAGTTTCATGACTAAAAAATGAGCAAACAGATTTAAATAAAATTGAATCATATTCAAGTTTATTAGAAGAAGAACCAATGAAAACTGACTTCTTAAATATGGCAAAACAATTGTTAGATTTTTCAAAAACAGTAGGAGATGAGTTAATTTATGGATTTGGTTCAAGTTATGAACAATCAAATTCATCAATGGCTACACAATTGCAAAATGGAACAACAAAATTTGCAATTGCTACTCAAGATTATTTAGAAACATATGCAAACCAATTAAAACAAGGTGGAGCTAGTGTTGAAGATATCAAAGTGACTCCAATTAATCAATTAAAATTTAATATCTCAGATGTTGGTGCAGCAACCCAAGAATATGTAAATGGAAGAGTTAACATGGGTGCTTGATCTTGAACTGTGAAATCAACAATCAACACTACTCAAACTTATGAAGACAATGATGGTAATTTAGTTGATAAACCAACTGCTGCTTTGAAATTTTTAAAAGAAATAAGTTCAGCAGACTACTCAGGACAAATTACTGATAAGTTTGGCTTAATACCAGGTTTAGAAAAACAACAAAAAGCTGCTTCAAAATATATGAAAGAAACTTCAACAAAAGAATTTAAAGATTTATTTGTGCAGTTAATTGATCAAACTGAAATAGAATATTCAGCTGATCTTGAAGATGGTGGAGGAATTTGACAATCTGCAACTCCATTGTTTGGTATAATACTTGCAGCATATGATACAGCATTTTTACCAGAAATTAAAAAAGGTGATAATGCGGATGTTGAAAATTTTGCAGCAAATCTCTTAAAAGATTATGAAGCAAGAAAAAAAGAATTTAAATAAAATTCATAACAAAATTTTCTCAGTGAGAAATTTTGTTATTTTTAAAAAGAGGTACTAGTATGATAAATTTAAAAATTGGTTTGAAGCAAGAAAATGAAAATGTTTATTTTGAAGCCTTTATCTTAGAAACTCCAAACTCAAAAACTACTCAATTGCCAGTATTAATAATTTGTCCTGGTGGAGGTTTTGTTTTTTGCTCTGAAAATGAGGCTGAAAATATTGGATTTAGTTTTTTAGACAAAGATTTTCATATTGTAGTTTTACATTATAGTGTTTATGATACTGAAAAAAACTTTAAAGAAGGTGAGCAATTAAAAGAACTAGGCCAAGTTTATGACTGAATACTAAAGAATGCACACAGCTATAATTTTGATATTAATCAAATTAATTTATTAGGCTTTTCAGCTGGAGGTAATTTAGTTTTGAATTTTAATAATCATTTTGAAAATCAAGCAGTGATAGGTTTTGATGTAAAAAAATGACCAAAAATTAATAAAATTATTGTTGGTTACCCAAGGCTGAAATATAATTCTTTGAATATTGATGCAAATAATTCATTAATAAATTCTTCAAATCCCAATGCTAACATTGATGATGCAATCAAGTGATATACAAAAAGAAACTTAGCCCTCTTTGGAGTGGCAGATCCTAGTTTTGAACAACAACAAAAATTCTCACCAATCCAAAATATTACTGCAAAACACCCACCAGTATTCATTTTTCAAGCAAGAGATGATGACACTACTTTAATTGAAGAAACAATTGATTATGTAAAGAAACTTCAAAACTTAAACATAAAATATCAATTACATATTTATAATACTGGTGGACATGGTTTTGGTGATGGTTCTTCAAGAAATAACAATAAAGTTTTATCAACTTGAATTACTGAAGCAATTTATTGGTTGAATGAAAGAGAGGTTAAATAATGTTGAAGTTTAGTAAAGATTTTCAAATTGGTGCTGCTATTAGTGCAATTCAAACTGAAGGTGCTGGGCTTACCAAAAAAGGTGACACTATTTTTGAAATGCAATACAAGAAAAAGAAAGCTGAATTTTTTGAAGGAATTGGACCAAATATAACATCTGATTTTATGAGAAACTACAAAACTGATTTAAAAATGTTATCTGAAATCAAGTTAACAAGTTTAAGAACCAGTTTTTCTTGAGCCAGACTTTACCCAGATGGCAAAAACCTTGATAATGAGGCTGTGAAATATTATCATAACTATCTAGATGAGTGTATTAAAAATAACATAATTCCTCACATGTGCTTGTTCCATTTTGATATGCCTGCTTGGGCTTCAGAACTTGGAGGTTGAAGTTCTGAAGTTGTAATTGAGTCTTTTATAAAATATGCTGACTTTATTTTTAGTGAATATGGTGCCAAAGTAAAATATTTCACAACTTTTAATGAACCTTTAAACCCAATTGTTGGAGGTTTTCTTGGTGATGGTTTTGAACCATATGTAAATGATCCAAGATTAGCAATTCAACAAGCTTATGGAATGATATTAGCTCATGCAAAAGTTGTTGAAATATTTAGAGAAAAGAATTATCATAAAGATTCAAAAATAGGAATTGTTTTTGACTGAAACTATACTTATCCATTTTCAGAATCTGAAAATGATAAATACAGTGCCAAAATTTTTGATGCATATATCAATAAAGGACCATTAAAAATTTTAGCACAAGGTGTTATTGATGACTTTTTAGTGGATTCACTGAAAAAATACCAAATGCTACCAAAATATACAAAATCCGAAATAGAAATAATAAAAAAAGTAAAAGTTGATTTCTTAGGAATAAACTACTATTTTCCAAAGCGTGCTGCTTATGTAGAATGCAATAACCCAAGATTTGAAATGGATAATGTGACTCAAAAAATTCCTGCTGATGCTATTATGAATGTTCACCGGGGTTGAGAAATTTATCCTCAAGCATTGTATGATATAGGATTGGCATTAAAAAACGAGTTTCAAAATATTCCATGATATATTGGTGAATGTGGTATGGGTGTACAAAATGAGGATTTATATAGAGATAAAAATGGGATGATTAATGATGATTATCGCATTGATTTTTTAGAAAAACATTTAGAACAAATCAAAAGAGTAATTGATATGGGTTCAAATTGCTTTGGCTTCCATGTTTGAGCTGCAATTGATTGTTGAAGTTTTAGAAATGCATACAAAAATAGGTATGGTTTAATTGAAGTTAATCTTAAAAATCAAGAAAGGAGATTTAAAAAATCTGCTTATTGATATAAAAAATTAATTGAAAACAGATCTTAGTTTTAAAAACCCAGCTTAAGTTGGGTTTTAAATACTTTTGTTTCATTCAAAATTATCGTGATTTCCTTTTTTAATTTTAGTGTCTGATAATTTATACATAATAACATTAAATAAAATGTTTACTGAATAAATTTGACTTGTTAGAGTGCTGATTGCAGGAAATGAAGTTACTTCTAAATCATGTTTTGAATAACAGACAGTAAAATCAACAGGGTATTTATTTTTGTTTTTTTCCTCAGTAACAAGGCAAGTTTTAAATTTAAAACTATCAAGTTTTTGTAAAATGAATTTAATTTCTTTAGTTTCTAAACTTGTTGAAAAAATAATCAAAACATCATTGTTCTTTAAATATTCTTTTTGAATCATCAAGTCATGAATAGAAACAGGATTAAAACAATTGATCCCAATTTTATTTAAGGACGAAGTTAAAAACTGAGCAGCAATTCCTGAGTTACCCATTCCAAAAGTTAAAACTTTATTGGCACTAAGCAAAAAAAGTGCCAGATTTTCAATCATTTTTTTATTTAAACATTCATTAGTTTTTAAAACTGAGTACAGTGAGTAACTTGAAACTTCAGAAATAATGTCATCAACCATTTTTTCATTAATAGACTGTTTTTTGATGCTAGTCATTTCAATAATATTTCGTTTATTATAATAATTCATCTGCATTTGTTTTAAAGTTTTATACCCTAATTTTTTAAATAGTCTCACAATACTGGCATCAGAAATGCTGTATACTTGAGATATTTTTTTTAAAGAATTGTTTATAAAAAAATCTAAATCTTCATCAATCTTTTTTAGAGTTTGTTCTTCATAATAAGTTAATTTTGCGATCTTTAAAATTAATCCTTTACTTTTTAATTATATCATTTTAAAAGATTGCATTTTTTATTATAAAAAATGTTGTAAAGCAACTACTTAAACAATAATTTACATTCTTGATTATTTCAAAATATGATAATAAAGAGGTGAAAAAAATGACAAAA includes these proteins:
- a CDS encoding ABC transporter permease subunit; translation: MKGYMDNLSTEIDDAAKIDGCGNWAIFTKIILPLAKPMLSVIALWSFLGPFGDVILPAILARDSSELTMASGLQSLINATSVRQEGAFAAGALVIAIPITMMFMLLQKNITTGLSAAGVKG
- a CDS encoding ROK family protein; the encoded protein is MEENILTFDIGGMGIKIIKFNSKGQELIVDYLHHNHLALDKYFVKLTDLLDHIDEYICKNHEKVKVGICIPGIIDSQNFQVKSRSFILDWKDLDIKQYLQKNKLITNLVIENDAKAAAYGEFSNNNFKLSRKLNSAIIITIGSAIGGGIVIDEKIHSGINGLAGEFSKMYANLKWDDDAEAAGECSTMQMRIKYAEAIGKPIEEVSGKTIMEQYLKKDKHALKVVENTTTALAKMIFNINICIDTDAILIGGGISSDKIFVDLIKLKLAHYYEEQELKDLYPKFIESCTLENKAGCYGMFYKLVSS
- a CDS encoding ABC transporter ATP-binding protein, which encodes MKVDLRNISKKYQGNSFYTLENINLQIDDNDFCVLLGPSGCGKTTLLRIIAGLNSITKGDLYFDNQKVNDIEPKDRDIAMVFQSYALYPHYNVYKNMAFGLKMKKERKDVVNHRVRGAAKLLNIEKHLFKKPKELSGGQQQRVALGRAIVRKPKLFLMDEPLSNLDAKLRESIRTELVSIHRMLGTTTVYVTHDQLEAMTMATKIVLMNNQVIQQIGRPEEFYNRPNNLFVSKFIGTPTINLFETVLLEDQLKFDDFDKFNLKVTEDQLEILKKEKTTKFTVGVRSEDIQIVKNENEAHGEFKIINVELLGMNKQVTCESRNGKKIVITTRKDFDKNIDDKIFVNYSKYLIFNSITENLVCD
- a CDS encoding carbohydrate ABC transporter permease, with product MEFKNLNDVKEWIDNSPIEVVISQLNDIDKYNYNNSAIGYNEFFINATDFLKTKIKNNFSTYKTNEFNKFLIEKDNKFIIDISKVEEEFQNKDDQYLKNMINISARKQLATMSYQTRVKEIKDFKTFYNKKWLNVLLWEAKQVYKFQNNFINKSYKIAIRKFKEVNMIISNDDTVFYKKSSKYKPEELNDAKKLFKGELKKLGKNEIDKKIEIYKNYQIFDYDIEFAHNYLIFKRDYVQEKNILTQEHNEEIIKLQSELEENKKNKTQINSEIKVKLKKLRNEFKESLKLTTNKNEIDDLKLEYFDSLNNIKFKNSITLIKDKIKFSKSSYKRKLKKNKVMFETNVSNFRDSLPIERGSLIKNLSITLGIIPGVCQFINKQYIKGSLLFFVGLPIAIILLLYSFGIGNVGGNGIFGLIDFGKSAETTDNFFDIDGRFYFVESILGMLLLFIVIAFFAINYYNSWITTKQIKIGGRPSLWMNTRKYLQSQGVPYVLTLPSLIGILLIVVFPVVATFVIAFTDYGKGSDPANPGQYISWIGFDNFKKIFGGQYGSSFVFVFQWTIIWVIFAGFGGIVVGTIFCLLINNERMYGKKIFRLIMILPGAVPGFVMVLLFSILFSSQTFNNFTNKIFGVYGWTTELALARIALIFVNAWLSQTYIFLLFTGVSQGISKDLYDSSKIDGASKPSQTFKITLPILFSQTGPLLIGQFTGAFSNFGIIALFNSNGSVLSSNGELMAGNPGITDILISFVYKITNDQQNYSYGLGAAFIIIFSLFTVSMAFMGMRNMKAFKKGVV